Proteins from a single region of Scleropages formosus chromosome 22, fSclFor1.1, whole genome shotgun sequence:
- the rhol gene encoding rhodopsin, like, translating to MNGTEGPNFYVPFSNATGVVRSPFEYPQYYLAEPWAFSALAAYMFFLILFGFPINFLTLYVTIEHKKLRTPLNYILLNLAVADLFMVFGGFTTTMYTSMHGYFVFGTTGCNLEGFFATTGGEIALWSLVVLAVERWMVVCKPVSNFRFGENHAIMGVALTWVMACSCSVPPLFGWSRYIPEGMQCSCGIDYYTMKPEVNNYSFVIYMFIVHFTIPLIIVFFCYGRLVCTVKEAAAQQQESETTQRAEREVTRMVIIMVISFLICWLPYAGVAWWIFTHQGSDFGPVFMTAPAFFAKAASIYNPIIYICMNKQFRHCMITTLCCGKNPFEEEEGASTTASKTEASSVSSVSPA from the coding sequence ATGAACGGCACAGAAGGCCCCAACTTCTACGTCCCCTTTTCCAACGCCACCGGCGTGGTGAGGAGCCCCTTTGAGTACCCGCAGTACTACCTAGCCGAGCCGTGGGCGTTCTCCGCGCTGGCAGCCTACATgttcttcctcatcctcttcgGCTTCCCCATCAACTTCCTCACACTGTACGTGACCATCGAGCACAAGAAGCTGAGGACGCCCCTAAACTACATCCTGCTCAACCTGGCCGTGGCCGACCTCTTCATGGTCTTCGGAGGCTTCACAACCACGATGTACACGTCAATGCACGGCTACTTCGTCTTCGGCACCACCGGTTGCAACCTAGAAGGATTCTTTGCTACCACCGGCGGTGAGATTGCCCTCTGGTCCCTGGTCGTGCTGGCCGTCGAGAGGTGGATGGTCGTCTGCAAGCCCGTGAGCAACTTCCGATTCGGCGAGAACCACGCCATCATGGGTGTTGCGCTCACCTGGGTGATGGCGTGCAGCTGCTCTGTGCCGCCGCTCTTCGGCTGGTCCCGCTACATCCCCGAGGGCATGCAGTGCTCATGCGGGATCGACTACTACACCATGAAGCCCGAGGTCAACAATTACTCCTTTGTCATCTACATGTTCATCGTCCACTTCACCATCCCCCTGATCATCGTGTTCTTCTGCTACGGCCGTCTGGTGTGCACCGTAAAGGAAGCTGCCGCCCAGCAGCAGGAGTCCGAGACCACCCAGAGGGCCGAGAGGGAGGTCACCCGCATGGTCATCATCATGGTCATCTCCTTCCTGATATGCTGGTTGCCGTACGCAGGTGTCGCCTGGTGGATCTTCACCCACCAAGGCTCCGATTTTGGGCCTGTCTTCATGACAGCGCCGGCTTTCTTTGCCAAGGCTGCCTCCATCTACAACCCCATCATCTACATCTGCATGAACAAGCAGTTCCGCCACTGCATGATCACCACCCTGTGCTGCGGCAAGAACCCCTTCGAGGAGGAAGAGGGCGCCTCCACCACGGCCTCCAAGACCGAGGCCTCCTCAGTGTCCTCCGTGTCCCCGGCGTAA